The genome window ttagcctatgcagactgcactgtgacgacacttaatgcacagctACTAGTGAGTTTTCACACAACCAGGCTCGTTTATCAACTCACctcaatatatatattcataatcaGGAAAAGCCGCTTTaggtttatttacatgtttggtCTTAAAATAACCCAAAATATAACTGTTATATTTAAGTGCAAAAACAACATCACAAGTTTCTGACATTTTATTTAGAGAACTAAAAAATTGCTTCTTAGATACCGTACTAGGAAAATTCCAGACACCAGATTTTGGCTCACCATTTTGTTTCCTCCCCTAATGAAGATGGTTACAGCTCGTGAGTTCTGGCAGTCTTCGATCACCAACATTCGTTCCTTTGTGGTTCCAAAGGAAAGCTCCCTCACTATGCCTGCCTTACCAAGTTTCTCCGCTGTTAACTCCTCAAACCTTGGTACGATTCTACCACCTGTTGCTATAGCAATCAACtgaaaaaatgaacacaaagagcCGTTTTacaagaaaacaagagatgtgtttgtcagaaacacaatgccccctactgcgccactttgaatgaAATTTTTCATTTCTATTATacccctttaaaaaatattactttcctggtgaaaatgatctgtacctgccaaatgatataaaatagaaattatctccctttaaagcttattacttcccttggatttgttttttttacctttgaccttgaaggatgaccttgacctttcaccactcaaaatgtgcagctccaagagatacacatgcatgtcaaatatcaagttgctatcttcaatattgcaaaggttaaagttttgggacagacagacagacacacacatacaatgacagacagacaggctaaaaacaatacgccaccgatcattcgatccagggttATAAAAACAGAACTCCCATACCAGAATCATTTTTTGGGTAGCAAGAACACCAAGCCTAAGTACTTCTACATTATGACCGGATGTTGGTTTTGGTTATCAATTATGTCTGTAACCGTAATGTACTTTTGGAGACATTAAAATATAGAGATTTTATTTTTGACTTGTTTCTGTAGGGAAAGATTTAAGATCACAAAATGTACAGGATGTGTGGAAAAAAGGGTCATTGATGAAAGTGGAACCATTATGTGACATTTTCTAATAATTTGTTTAATCCAATGAATTTTTGAGAGCAAAACTTTCGATCAAGGTTTTTCAGCATAGAATTTTCATTTGTTGTTAAATGTTTGCTcaagtttattaaattacataagATTTCCACACTCCTTGTATTGACCAGTCCAGAGGGCAGAAAGAGGGAAGCAAAAAGGACCAGGGCACAGCGACCTACTAATTTGCTCTAGATATATTCCCCTATATCTGCAACTGTGGCAACAATAATTTTTGTCtcacacaaaaaaacacttaaatattcCCAATATGGCCGTCAATCAAACTTTAAGGGGACTAACAATGAATTTCAAACAAATTATGATGTCTAATTAGTCTTATTGTTCATACATAACCAACCAGGTTGTAAAAACAGATatccaacaacaaaaaaacacttcATTGTTTCAACATCagcgtttttttttccttctttgaacgGGTCCGGTAAACGGCCCTGTTAGAATGTAAATAAGCAAAATAAGCAAACTGACACAACCACCCACCTCAATTTCTGGACCACCGACCCAACGCACGGCAGGCAACTTCTTCTGTAGCAACAGGTGATTTGCCTCATCGTCAAAACCCCACTGGCAGATGGCCAGGTTTGCGCCACAATCCTTTACCTGAGGAGACAGGAAGATTCAATTGGGctaaatgcgtgtgcgttaagtgttgtcccagattagcctgagcagtccaaacagggacaacactttctttagacataacaagagctgtctccatggGATGACtgatgccccctataaacgcttgatagaagttatgagcttttttcgaaacctaaacgcagagttcgaaaccttaacacggaccctaagttcaagatcaaggtcacaggggtaaaaaattgtgtgcgtatggaaaggccttgtccatatacacatgcataccaaatatgaaggttatatctcaagggacatagaagttatgagcatttttcaaaacctaaaagcaaagtgtgacggaaagacggacgacagacagtccgatcactatatgcccccttttcttcgaaagggggcataaaaaaaacaccataaaagcggaagtgtCATCCCCAAATCTGAGACGCCACTTCGCGCAAATggattaagccatgttttcccagaacacagctCAATAATTTTTTTGAGTCACAATTCTATCTCATTCCCCTGAAAAATTTGCATATTTCCCTTACATTTACCTTGAATTGCCCATCGGTTTTTTCTCACTCTTTGCAACTGTGCAACAAAGAATTGCCATCTGATTTAAACAGAACAGAAAGACATGAACTAAAAGTTGGAAATATGgaaccagtataaaaccagacagcctgcaagtaactcgcattctgttcaggttatGCTGCTTGCTGTTCATCAGTTTctatctaagggatggaaatgaaagTTTGAACCTATTGAAAACTTGAATATATTTGGAAAGGTCGGAAATTTAATTTGATTCACTTAGAAACTACAAACCAGTATCAGAGTGTTCAAGGGTTTACCTGTTGAACCATTTCTTGGAACTTGTGCAGTTCATATTCTCTGAGTTTCTTGTAATCCTCAACAGACTTCACCTCCATGTTGTGCTTGGTTTTTGGTTTGGGTGGCTCGAAAGGGCATGTGAGAATGGCTATACGTGCATCCTTCACTTCCtgaaaacatataaatacaaaataaataaatggcaaataaataaactgaataataAAATTTCTTCTGATACGTTAAGACTGTACACAGCTAAACAATAACATTTCTCATTTCCGAATTATATTTACtggtttattaattatttaaggaTTTATTTTCCTGTGTAATTCTAAAGATTAACAAAAAAAGTCTTACCTTGGGCATCTGTGGGTGGCTAAAGTCTTTATCAACAATGACCCCTTTAACCAGCATCGTATCTTCCAATTTCCCTCCGACCTTTCCCTCCACCTTGATGAGCTCAAAGTCAACATCTCGTCTCTGGAAGTCTGCAACTGCCATGATAGCATCCACCGCGATCTTAGCCATGTGCATGTGGCAACGGTTTATGCTGGAAATACGTCCAATGCAGAGCTTTTTAAATTCTATATCTGTAGCCACATACCCttagaaaatttgtttaaaagagtgttattttccTCTAAAAGGGAACTTACCACTATAAATTTCCTTCTTCCTATCGGTTTTACCaacttttttatttccaaatttgtttttgacatttgtATAACCCTCGTTTGGAGGTCCCTTCCCCAAAGCCTTATAAAACTCCCTGAACCaatgacaaaaaataacataattctGGATGCTTACTTGTTTTCTATGGACTATAATAAAAGAACATTTAAGAAAGTACTTTTAGAGACATTCCAAATTATCCTTTGAATTTTGAAAGATGGAATCCGAAATTCCTTCTTTATTTAAACGCAGTTACCTTGTAGCCAGAATAAAACATCTGGATATTTTCGCAAAACTAATTGAGCTTTCTCAACTAATTAATCATAATTTGCAGCAGTGCTTTAGCCTTACATCTTTGAACCGAGTGTAGTCATGGCCAGACGTATGAGCGGCTCCTTGTTTTTTGGGTCGATCTCGAAGGTCTCGGCAATTGTATCCAGATGCTCCACGGCAACTTTGGCGGCCATTTCGTAGCCGTCGGTGATTCTGATTGGGTGGATTCCTCTGTCGAGCATCTGTTCTGCGTGTTCCATCAGAGCACCAGCCAAAACTGCAAGTGTAGAAATGGTTCGAGttaaaatggaaaagaaaataatttttcagcaaacaaatatttcattaatattgagtcataaatgtggcttctatagtgGTAACAAGGTCCTTCTAAGATTCAAACTCAGCATAGATTAGGTATTACACATGCCAATCACTTTTCACTTTTCCAACCCCAGGGATGAGATGGCCTATTCATGAAAATCAAATGCCTGTGTTTAAAGGGACCCGACTGGCCCCACATTCCTGTCGGAGCTACAGGGgttaaagcatttaaaaaacatctaagtaaatgtattcaaaatagcTACTAAGTTTCAAGATTTTGAAAACCACAAAATACATTCAAACTAGCAACAAGGTTCACgcatttcaaaaacattttaatgcattcAAAAAATCTAATACacattaaataattgttatttcttaaaaaaaaaaaataactgtgTATGTTATTAAGGAATCAATAGACCTGAACAAAACTCAAACTTGACCTGTAAGTAGAGCAGGTTAACTCACACATCAAAAGTCAGGCAGGTGTTTATAGGACACGCGTTTGGAAAAATGATATTCCAAACAAAATGTCACAGTTCAAGGCTtgtaacttcgccaaaaatcaatttACTAGATGGAAACTCCAATTTGAtctgtaagtaaaaaaaatcaggACAATTTCTGCAAGCATATTAATTGAAAAGTCTCCAAAAACTGTTATTCTTGAGAAAATATAAgtccaagggccataactttgcaTTACAAGAGGTCAATGAGGGCCTGAAtggctctactggctggaatcaatagggctcaagcccttgatagtatgaacaatctgtgtaagttttaaacaaacagacccaaaatgggaaattcatcgcataaacaagaaatataaaatttaaacttcaaatggctccttttcaacaataagttggacaaattttcttcactctcaatggggttctggcccttcatgatataaaacatccgttgaagtttcaaaaggatagaactttatatgtaaacaaacaagaaatgtgtttgtcggaaacactatgtccccttctgcgccgctttgtttttgttttttttacctttgaccttgaagaatgaccttgactctttcactcaaaatgtgcagctccatgagatacacatgcatgccaaatatgaagttgctatcttcaacagagctccagataaggttttgtgaaattcttaaattactaccagattttcaaaaagaattcttaactctgaaattttattcttaacgttactactatgttttggaaaataattctaacttattttttctaaatgacctaaaaaataaataataatggttattttcatgcaaaaaaatcaaaataaacatactagcaactttatttatgagagttcaacagtgtcttttcagtattatacaattttatttttcaaatagcttcatatgcccaaactgtgcttagattgcatgccttagatgaatttttacatatttcacaattaaaacgggtcttccttcaatcttttcaacgattagtcctgggacttgtcccttccactcgtttaatgtttttttgtgtttggaCCCGTagtgtcgcgttttttttaacttttctgactgtgtcggcaactgaacatacaacatcgtatatgatcttttttataatgtctttttaaacatttaactttggCTCACTTTGTGCACAATATGTTAAacgcgtgtttttggacgctttgcagttttttaggacgttcTATGGGCGCCGCCATtattttttgacagatagactgtatacgccgcttttattcgaaaaaatgcgctttgttaaacaaacccgataaccattctataaaAGCACctcaaagatctttaatacgcgaaaagaactcaataaaaatcgatacgaaccgatgtaaaaataatattcgtaacttgattttgtaattctgaatggtacgacaagattttaaaataaatacgtaacggactagaaaataattcgtaattacgaaaatacaacccttatctggagctctgttcaatattgcaaaagttatggcaaaatgttaaagattttctttttttttctcaaattcaaggggagataattctggacttataactctgatattgctcattttcaatagggtttgactcatcattcagataaagacactgggCAAGtcgggaaatgattggatgaaaactgtggactttattgtgtaaacaagccccatttcacaattttctcaaattaaaggggagataattctggacattttactctgatgtaacccattttcaatagggttcgagtcctcattaatatcaacacactgaacaagtttgaaaagaatcggatgaaaagtgtggactttatcggataaacaagaaaaagtctaacgcacacacagacagacagaaaccaTGCCATCCCAGaagctcttctggcctatggccagtagagctaaaaagcATCCGGAATGTATGAATTAATTTATTGGGCATGAAAGGTGTCTTACACAAGAGCATGGAAGGTGTCTTGCAAATAAACACTTCATAAGGTCAGATTTTATGGTTAATTTAATACGTCATTGGGAAAATAGTGATGGTATACAGGGGTTTttgcactgtctgcgcctccggacaacggaggcattcccaaagcaaacggaccctttcccaatcgaattttgattacatatttcccaattccaaaaaaaaaaaattctttcaaaatcgtaaaaagtaaacataatttatatcgaaagagtgacttcccttcatccgCGACGTAATTAAGCCTTAAGCGACTCAGATTTTAGCaggtgtatttgccggatgcatctgccaacattgacagcgataaggttcgaactgttccgcattataacAAGTATATAGAGCCACACAAAACACATTCTAGTCCAAATCTGTggacgcttattttcaatcatggcttcgcaaactagtaaatattacattaaaaaacacgaaaaatagACGCTAAAGGATGTGTAACGATATCATCGATGTTTTCGAAACGCTCAGAATCTCCCGAAATTACTGCCGCaagtaaccctgaacagacaggctcggacgatacgcagcaaaatgtaacagcaacagaagtaatgccagggccgtcaatcacaaaatcggcaactgaatgCTCATAGCCTTGTAAAAAAGTTGTAGTTCGatcgtcatttaatacattaaagtatgaaatgaaatacccatggctctattTTATGTCGGCCAAaaaaatgttgctgtaacttgtgtttgggcagtgtttgttttgcatgtgtttatataaagaaaagtGTTAAAGcacagacttatttaagcatgattaattttttttccaaaatgagccgtttcacgaaacaaaaattcccaaaatgggcaattttgtcgataaaaattcccaatttggtcagactccttttcccaaaataggcagaaaaacccctggtaTAACTATTGTTTTGcatacaaatgcttcaaaattgagaataaaactAAAAGGTGTTTTCAATTATATTATAGTTACTatggttcaacttatagagctagaTGAGAGATGAACTAAACGTTcagataaaataaacaagggctgtttgtaaaacatgcatgcccccctatatgggctataagttgtagtagcagccattgtgtgaatacgttttttgtcactgtgaacggtggtggtggtgtagtagtagtagtagtagtagtagtagtagtagcagtagtagtagtagtagtagtagtagtacctgaaaatcaataggtgtcatctgcaggtcacgatcaatgtacctaagaagtgtcatgttcctaggcaaaagcgttcttaagttatcatccgaaaagcattttactatttcgggtcaccgtgaccttgacctttgaccttgtgacctcaaaatcaataggagtcatctgcaagtcatgatcaatctacctatgaagtttcatgatcctaggcgtatgcgttcttgagttatcatccgaaaaccattttactatttcgggtcaccgtgaccttgacctttgacctagtgacctcaaaatcaataggggtcatctgcgagtcatgatcaatctacccatgaagtttcatgatcctaggcgtatgcattcttgagttatcatccggaaaccattttactatttccggtcaccgtgaccttgacctttgacctagtgacctcaaaatcaatagggtgtcatctgcaagtcatgatcaatctacccatgaagtttcatgatcctaggcgtatgcgttcttgagttatcattcaaaaagtattttactatttctggtcaccgtgaccttgacctttgacctagtgacctcaaaatcaataggggtcatctgccagtcatgatcaatctacctatgaagtttcatgatcctaggcccaagtgttcttgagttatcgtctgacaaccacctggtgaacggacagaccgaccgaccgaccgacatgagcaaagcaatataccccctcttcttcgaagggggcataacaaCACACATTCTAAACCTTaaaaaaccttcaattgggaatttgttaATGTAGGCATTTGGGAAAGTCATAGACTTTTTTCCATTAGGAATTCACCTGCCCGAGTttggatgaaaaaaaaatacactgCTGCTTTATGCCACTCTACCCGGGAAATAACAATCAGGTAAACATCTGAAAGCAATTAGGaaacaaacatcatatagggAATGCCGGACAGAGACTTCAACTGCTCTACATGTATGTCCCCTGCATAAACATCAACAAGGGATTTGAAGACACCAAAGGCTCTTATCGGAAGCACCAAAGTACAGCCCCTATGTAATGATGCATACCTACAACACCAGTGGTGCCATCTCCGATTTCATCGTCTTGTGACTGCGAAAGCTGGACCATGAGTTTGGCAATCTGGTGTTCAACGTCCATTTGTTTAAGAATCGTAGCGCCATCGTTTGTGATCGTGATATCCCCATCAGGAGACACGAGTAGCTTGTCTAATCCCTTGGGTCCCAAAGATGTCTTCAACAGATTGGCAACTGTTTTTGCTGCCATTATATGTGActgtaaataaaaacacaaatacttaTCAGCGCTCTGTAACCGAATTGACTAATATCATACTGTGCTTCAATTTGTCACCAAAGGTTCAGCTAAGGAGTGAATAACTCCAGAATGTGTGAATTATAGGACATGAAAGGTGTCGTGCACAAGATCAAGAAAGGTGTCTTCGAACATAAACACTTTCATATTTAGTGTTTAATTAATCTAGAAGGGCAGAGTGGCATGGCGCATGACTTAAAAAAAGCATTTCTCACAGCGATTCTCTTACAATGGGCACATCGGGTGTTTTCAACTTGTTGAAACTTTTAATCACAGCTTAAAACTTggattatacattttaaatgttattttcgtGAAAAATTCATGCAAACTGTATTCTTAAAATACACAGCTATTGTGTTGACATttgcatttattattatatttttttggaaaacatttaAATCGAATGCAAAATACGAAAATGTAACTGATCATGACAGCTCTAAACTGAAATTAAACTTTCCAGATGTTTACGACTAGCGTGCATCAGATTTGCGCAATTACGTCACATTCATATTGAACGCCTGAGATCGTCTTTTtcgaatgaaaatgttaaatgaacCAGTGACATATACAAACGCACATGTTTGTATACATCCCtgaatgaaataaataacatgtgTTTCCTAATGCCTTTAATAAATGCCACTTTTCAACTATAAATCTTGTATGTATTCATGAATTAATGATACATTGAACAAAGAAAGTTTCTAACAGCCTGATACATATGTATATCTGCGTGTTCCGCGTGACAATGAGAATGAAATATAACTTAGATCACAAAAAATACCTGTATTTCAATCGAAATCATAGACATAGAACGATCTTTTTCTAAAGGCAACCATTTTgggattgttgttgttgttgctatttCGTACCATAGCTATTTCTTACCTATTTCTTTTGCGGTATTTCGTTACTATCAATTCTTATATTTTGAGTCATAAcagtaataattatttttttgcttcttcttcttattatttccaatttcatttcttactgttttgcgCATTTTGCACACTAaatttttttgttcaaactcagttacaaacatagCTGAATTTAACCTCCAGTTCGATAGCGATTTTCAATGTCGAGCTCACATTCACCAAGGGAGATAACATGAACCTTTACTATACAAGGatttatattggatgaaacaaactcgaaatatagtttattaacaggtaatttctagggc of Dreissena polymorpha isolate Duluth1 chromosome 15, UMN_Dpol_1.0, whole genome shotgun sequence contains these proteins:
- the LOC127860224 gene encoding T-complex protein 1 subunit epsilon-like, with amino-acid sequence MDSRGSLAFDEYGRPFIIIRDQENKRRLTGIEAHKSHIMAAKTVANLLKTSLGPKGLDKLLVSPDGDITITNDGATILKQMDVEHQIAKLMVQLSQSQDDEIGDGTTGVVVLAGALMEHAEQMLDRGIHPIRITDGYEMAAKVAVEHLDTIAETFEIDPKNKEPLIRLAMTTLGSKIINRCHMHMAKIAVDAIMAVADFQRRDVDFELIKVEGKVGGKLEDTMLVKGVIVDKDFSHPQMPKEVKDARIAILTCPFEPPKPKTKHNMEVKSVEDYKKLREYELHKFQEMVQQVKDCGANLAICQWGFDDEANHLLLQKKLPAVRWVGGPEIELIAIATGGRIVPRFEELTAEKLGKAGIVRELSFGTTKERMLVIEDCQNSRAVTIFIRGGNKMIVEEAKRSIHDALCVIRNIVKDERVVYGGGAPEISCSLAVARAANKISTLEQYAMRAFSSALESIPLALAENSGLSPIHTLAEVKSRQTMENNPRLGIDCLSKGTNDMKEQNVLETLSSKRAQIMLAVQLCKMILKIDDIRANSDQAM